The Xenorhabdus doucetiae genome has a window encoding:
- a CDS encoding IS1 family transposase gives MNVRNDRNWGRELFRKVIAHIFGPRTKKALMRLMALLAPFNMVVLN, from the coding sequence ATGAACGTCAGAAACGACAGGAATTGGGGGCGGGAATTATTCCGAAAAGTGATCGCCCATATTTTTGGTCCAAGGACAAAAAAGGCATTGATGCGTCTGATGGCGCTGCTAGCTCCTTTCAACATGGTTGTGCTGAATTAA
- the znuB gene encoding zinc ABC transporter permease subunit ZnuB, translating to MIELLLPGWLAGIFLAIAAGPLGSFVVWRRMSYFGDTLAHASLLGVAFGFLLNVNPFYAVIAVTLILAIILVWLEKRPQLAVDTLLGILAHSALSLGLVVVSFMTSVRVDMMAYLFGDLLSVTYEDLWLIAVGVTMVAGLLIWQWRALLSMTVSQDLAFVDGIKIQRLRVLLMLVTALTIGLAMKFVGALIITSLLIIPAATSRRFSRTPEQMAVFAIIVGMLSVTGGLTLSAFYNTPAGPSVVLCSAVLFALSLTSKARN from the coding sequence ATGATTGAATTATTGCTTCCCGGCTGGCTGGCCGGTATTTTTTTGGCTATTGCCGCAGGGCCTCTTGGTTCTTTTGTCGTTTGGCGCAGAATGTCCTATTTTGGTGACACACTGGCACACGCCTCACTGCTGGGTGTTGCATTTGGTTTTTTACTGAATGTCAATCCATTTTATGCCGTGATTGCGGTGACACTCATTTTGGCCATTATTTTAGTTTGGCTGGAAAAGCGGCCACAATTAGCGGTTGATACCCTATTGGGTATTTTGGCTCACAGTGCCCTGTCACTGGGCTTAGTCGTCGTCAGTTTTATGACCAGTGTCAGGGTCGATATGATGGCCTATTTATTTGGCGATTTATTGTCTGTGACGTATGAAGATTTGTGGCTGATTGCGGTGGGTGTCACGATGGTTGCCGGATTACTGATATGGCAGTGGCGCGCGCTGTTATCAATGACAGTTAGCCAAGATTTGGCATTCGTCGATGGCATAAAAATCCAACGCCTGCGTGTTCTGCTGATGCTAGTGACAGCATTAACGATTGGGCTGGCAATGAAATTCGTCGGAGCGTTAATTATCACTTCCCTGCTGATTATCCCTGCCGCGACGTCCCGTCGTTTCTCCCGTACCCCTGAGCAAATGGCCGTTTTTGCCATTATTGTCGGTATGCTTTCTGTGACGGGAGGATTAACATTATCGGCATTCTATAACACACCGGCAGGGCCTTCTGTTGTGCTTTGTTCGGCGGTGTTATTTGCATTGAGTTTAACCAGCAAGGCCAGGAATTGA